One Salmo salar chromosome ssa01, Ssal_v3.1, whole genome shotgun sequence DNA window includes the following coding sequences:
- the LOC106600869 gene encoding psychosine receptor-like: MNFTAGMENFSLTTTNDSDKLCYPADYPEERKPFFFLYLIIIIIGIPSNSFSLYVSWQHIRQRNELGVYLFNLALSDLLFTIGLSLWVDLHWRGVWLRGEAVCVLSVILLFTNFYTSNGLLCCIALDRYLAVVHPLKYPVLRRLNTAVVISVAIWVLVISFNAATITWIDSHDLEGRRAVCFDVYPLRDRLVQVNVTRFVLGFLFPVLLVSFCCWGICVAVRSNRATEEQERRQVSRLLGVVLLTLGLCYGPIHIIMLLRDLLEHCRSPSWLFLPYKISMAMSALNSLADPFLYCFITRLGKANITQVVHFFQGRREGNGQEVV; the protein is encoded by the coding sequence ATGAATTTCACTGCTGGAATGGAGAATTTCAGCCTCACCACCACAAATGACTCAGACAAACTGTGTTACCCAGCTGACTACCCTGAGGAGAGGAAACCCTTTTTCTTTCTGTACCTGATCATCATTATCATCGGGATTCCATCCAACTCCTTCTCCCTCTATGTGTCCTGGCAGCACATCAGACAGAGGAACGAGCTGGGTGTTTATCTGTTTAACCTGGCCCTGTCTGACCTCCTATTCACCATAGGTCTGTCTCTGTGGGTGGACTTGCATTGGCGCGGTGTCTGGCTTCGCGGGGAGGCTGTGTGCGTTCTCTCTGTCATCCTCCTCTTTACAAACTTCTACACCAGCAATGGGCTGCTTTGCTGTATCGCCCTGGACCGTTACCTGGCTGTGGTTCACCCGCTGAAATACCCAGTCCTGAGGAGGCTGAACACGGCCGTGGTGATCAGCGTGGCTATCTGGGTGCTGGTGATCTCCTTCAACGCGGCCACAATCACCTGGATAGACTCGCACGACTTGGAGGGCAGAAGGGCTGTGTGCTTCGACGTGTACCCTCTGAGGGACAGGCTGGTGCAGGTCAACGTGACTCGCTTTGTCCTgggtttcctgtttcctgtcctgCTGGTGTCGTTCTGCTGCTGGGGCATCTGTGTGGCGGTCCGCTCCAACCGGGCCAcggaggagcaggagaggagacaggtgtcAAGACTCCTGGGGGTGGTGCTGCTCACCCTGGGGCTCTGCTACGGACCCATCCACATTATTATGCTCCTGCGGGATCTTCTGGAGCACTGTCGGAGCCCCTCCTGGCTTTTCCTGCCTTATAAGATCAGCATGGCCATGTCAGCCCTAAACAGCCTGGCTGACCCCTTCCTCTACTGTTTCATCACCAGACTGGGCAAGGCCAACATCACCCAGGTGGTACACTTCttccaggggaggagagaggggaacggTCAGgaggtggtgtag